The sequence below is a genomic window from Lysobacter capsici.
ACGGCGCTGAAGTTGCGGCCCCGGCGCGGCATCAAGCCAGGTCACTGCGGCCATCGAGTCTTCAAGTCGAAAGGATTTCCGTTTGAACGATCATTATCGGCACCCCACACGGATCGTGGCGCTCTGGTCAGGACTCATGGCGTGCATCGGCCGGGCCCAGGCGCAGTTCGGCGCGACCGGCACCAGCGATCTTCCGCTGTGGTTCGTGCTCGGTCCCTGGGTCGTTCTTCTGCTGGTGTTGCCGCTCGCGTGGTGGCTGCGCCCCGCCTGGCGGCCGCGGCTGTGCACCGCAGTGCGTCGTGGCGTGATCGCGTATCTGCTGATCGAGTTTGTACCGGTGCTGGTGTGCATACTCGTGATCGCCGTGTTCGACGTGGGAAGAACCGCCGGCTTGATGTTCTGGGCGATGTCGCTGATGGGCGTGATCTTTTCCGGACTCGTGCTGCTCACCTTCATCCTGGTCGCGCTGGCGCTGGACGGGGTGGTTACCTGCTGGCGCAGAATGCGGGCCGCCCGTAGACCCGGCGAGTTGGCCCCGTGAGCCACGAAACGCCGCACACATCGACGCCACCGACCGTGGATGCGCGGCTGGCGAGTCGTCATCGCAGCGCGCGCATCTGCGCCATCGCCTGCCTGGTCCTGGTGCTTTTGCTGGCGGTCGCCTCGGTCGTCTCTTTAGGCACCGGAACCTTCGGCTGCTGGGGCGGCGCTTATCTGTTCCTGGCCTGCCTGTTGATCCTCAGCGTCCCGATCCTGACCCTGTCGGTGGTGATCGCTTACCTGCGAGCGTCCGAATTGATCTGGCTGGCCGCCGCGACAGGGCTGAGCTACGCGGTCGTCGAGGTGATTTTCCACCTGCTTCCGGCTGTCTATTGCAGCGGCTCGGGCTGAGTCGCGGGGCGTCGCGCGCACTACGCCGCGATCCGGGCGACTGACCGACTCGGTGTGCTTTGACGATGATCCCGTGATCACGATCAAATTTTCAAGCCGAACACGCTCCGCAGGCCCGTGCGCTTCGAAGATCAATCGATGGACACCGGCTCTTGCGAACTGCGCGCCATCGCCTTGAGCAAAATCCGCCGAGTGATAATCTCGCGGGGCCGAACAACTCGGCGCAATCCATGGGAAGGATCGTCATGCTCAAGTCTTACTTGCTGACCCCACTACTGCTCGGATCGATCACCGTCGTCGCCTCGCTACTGCCTGTTTCCAGCGCGCATGCGGCTTGCAGCGATTGCCAATGGATCTACGTGCGCTGCATGAGCCGCGCGAACACGCCGGAAAAAGTAGAGTTCTGCGAACAAAGCCTCGTCGATTGCGAACAGGAGTTCTGTCCGGTTCCGCCGATCGCCTCGCTTGCGCCGCTGCGGCCTGCGACCGAAACGCCAACGTCACCGTCGACCGATATCCGGCAATCGCGCGACGTGCAGCCGGCAAGCACCGCACCGTAAGCCTTGCCTCATGTGGACTGCGGCGGCGGCCGCATCCGGCCGCCGTCGTGAGCCGGCCAGGCGGCCGGCTGGGTTGCACATGCGCCTGCAACCGCGACGATCAAAGGCCGCAAGGCGACGCCAATGCCGGACTTTGTTCCTTGACGTTGTCGATGTGCGCGACTTTCTTGCCGCGCATGTCGGCGACCTTCGCCTCCACGTCCGCGGTGGCCAGCGCGACGCCTTCCTGGAAGAACACCCAGTCGATGTCTTCCTGGTACTCGCGCATTTCAGGCGAATCCACCGGGCCCTTCGACCCGTCCGCGCCCTTGGGCATGAACCACAAATTGAAGTTGATCGACATGAAGTCTTCCGGGTACACGGCGCTGCTGTGCTCGGAGAACAACTGACCGTCGACGTAATAGGTCACTTTCTTGTCGGCGACCGTCAACACCAAGGTATGCCAGCCGGCGTAGCTGCCTTGCTTGCGGGAAAACTCGTTGACCTTGGTCCACGGCTCCAGCTGGAACGTATCCCAGGTGGTCGTCCACATCGCCGGCTGATCGTTTTCGCCCCAGCCGCCGTTCGGCAGGTATTCGAAATCGGTCTCGCTGTAGTTCTTGTCCATCGGCGCCTTGAGCGGGCTGATGGCGTAGAAGGTCTGGATGACTTCATCGCCATCCGGGCCCGAGTTCGGCTCGTTGCGGAAAAAGATCCGCGCCGCATAGGTGCCTTCGCGGTATTTGCGCGCATGGCAGAACTGGGTCTGACGGGTTTTCTCGCCGCTGCCGTTGGTGACCGACGTCATCCTGATCGCGCCGGCCTGCGTATCGGGAATGTCCGAATGGAACGACAGACCCTCCGCCGACCAGGTCGCGCCCTTGATGCCCGGATGACCGGTCTGCGTTCTCGCCTTCCAGCCATTGCCCTGGAACGCGGCGAAATCGCGATAGTTGAAATCGTCGAAAAACACCGGCGCCGTCACCGCGGCCGCAGCCGGCTGCGCCGCTTTGGTTTCCGCGGGCTTGGCCGCCTGCTCGGGCGTCGACCCGGTTTTCGGATCGCAGCCGGCACAAACCACCGACACCGCAAGAATGCTGGCGAGAAGAACGCGATGCCGCATGTGCTTTTCCTTTCGTGGCCGACGGTTTGCCGTCGAGTGCAGTCGGTGAATCTCTCGCACAATAGACAACGTTGTCAAATGGTCCGCGCCGGCCGGCCGCGGCGCCTCGCCGGCCATCGCCGCCGGGGCGTATTCGCTTTTGATCGCGCCCACGGACGCGCTTGCGGACGGTTCGAAACGAACCGGAGCAGGCCTCATTGACGCATCGGACTTCCGGCCCGGGCCGGAGCATCGCCTTCGCCGCGTTGTCCACGAGACATAAAGAACGCGGCGGCGGCGTCCACCGCAGTGGCCGCCGGCGCCGCGTGAGCCTGTCGCTCCGAATTACGGCGAGACGGTGAAGTTCTTGCTGTAGGTCTGCCCGTTGTAGGCGACTTCGAAGCGCCACGTGCCCGACGGCCCGGTCGGCGCGAAGCTGCTCCAGTTCCAGTACCACCACGAAGACGAGTAATGCGCGGCGGGACCGTTATGGGTCCATGACGCGAACACCGTCCCGTTGGGTCGCAAGATGCGGTACTGGCTTTGCTGGCTGTTGAGCTGGTCGCGATAGAAGGTGCTGAAGTTCGCGGGCTGGCCGTAGCGGATCGCCGTGTTTTCGTTGGGGCTTTCCGCATTGGGGCAGGTCGAGAACGCCGGCGGCGTGGTGCCCACGATCAGCTTGTTGATGGCCGAATCGTAATAGGCGCGTTGCGACGCCCACGCCGTCTGCAGGTTCAGCGCGTTGCAGGAACCGGCATAGGGATCGATGAGGTTGCTGTTGGCGTCGTAGACCTCGAAATGCAGGTGCGGCTCGGTCGAACTGCCGGAGCTGCCGACGATGCCGAGGTACTCGCCCTGCACCACGCTCGCACCGATGCCCTTGGCCGTAAGCGAGCCGTTCTTCATGTGTCCGTACCAGGCGACCGAGCCGTCGCTGTGCTGGACGTAGATCGCGTTCCAGTTGTTGTTGTTCATCGAACAACTGCGATCGAAATTGCCGTCCGAGCGCGCGACGATGGTGCCGGCCGCCGCGGCGATGATCTTGACCTGATTGTTGTCCATCTTGTACCAGGAGAACGGCCACAGGTAGTAATCGGTGCCGCGATGTCCGTCGTAACTGCGCGCGCCGCAGTTGTAGTCGAGCACCTGGCTGTTGGAGGCCTGGTCGACGAAGTTGGAAATCGCGTGATAGCCCGGATCGGACAGGCCGTTGCCCGCCAGAGGCCAGGCGAAGGTCACACCGATCAACTTTGCGGATCCTTGCGATGCGGTTGGAAGCCGGAGCTTGCGCGCGTTGCTTCGTATCTCCTTCCAGGCCTGCTGGCGCAAGGCCGGTGAAAGGTGATCGGCGGCGTTGGCGGTGGCGTTCTCGGCCGTGGCGTACTCGCCGCCGCCGCTGGCATCGGGCGCGGCGCCTTGCAGGTTGCTGTACTGAGCTGCGTCCTGGCCCGCGTCCGCGGCAAGCGGCAGCAGCATCGCACTCGATGCCAGGGCCAGGGCGAGAACAGATCGGGACATGCGGAGAATCGATTCGTTCGACATATGCGTTCCTTCGATGATGGTTCCGCGCCGAGCGTGCAAGCGGCCGATGGGCCGGCGCGAGGTCCTTCTCCCTGATCCGGAGGCCGCGGCACGCCCCCTGTATACGCTCAAACCGGCGCGGCACTGTGCGCGCCGGCACAGCCTCGGCGCCGGCCGACAAGCGGCTGGCGGAGTGAGACCGCCATCGAACAAACCCATCACCTGACCGCGCGCGAACGCATGCCCGGCGTTGTCGCGCACTGCGATGAATGGAGCGTGCGCTCGCAAGCAGCGATGCCAGTCACGAAACTGCCGACGAATACCGCGGGCATTGCGGCTTTTCGCCGCCGCAGGGGTCGATACTTCTCGACGCAGCCGCTTGGCTGTCATTCTTACAAGGAGAAGTTCATGAATGCCAGGAACATGATGTACGGGGCAGTGGCGCTGATTTCTTTGGTCGCGATGGGCGCGTCGATGACGAGCTCGGCGCAAGGTCCGAAGCGACTGGAGCTTCACTACTATTACTACTCCGATGCCGCGCACACCGTCAGGGTCGGCGAGGAATGGCTGAAGTGCAACGGTCAGCACACGATGGATGGGGTCTATTCGGAGTACTACGCCCTCACCTCGCGAGTCTGCCCGTAATCGCATCGGCGCCGTCGCATCGGTAGTTCGCCCACGCAGGCCGGCTGAGCCTGCGCGAATCGATGCGACATCGGACTCAAGCCGGATACACCGGCAATCCCCCGGTGTATCCACGTCAACGCACAAGCCGCTTCGCGGCGGCTCGGCACCGGGCGAAAACGCCTTCCGGCCGAACAGGTCTGCGATCGATTTGCATCGGTCTTCAGACGCCGTAGTCTTGGTGAAGGCACGCTCGCTCCATGAACCTCCGCGCCCGAGCGGAAGCAGGGATCCAGGACCTTTCCGAATGCTCGACTACGACCTCGAACTGCAGCATCACAACCTCGCGCTGCGGCGCGCCTGCGCCATCCGCGCCTCGGATCAGGTCCTCGACATCGGTTGCGGGACCGGACAGACCACGCGCGAGGCCGCGCAACTCGCGACGGCCGGATCGGTGCTCGGCATCGACCGCTCGAACGAGATGATCGAGCGCGCGAAGCAGCTCAGCGACGAGGCCGGGCTTCACAACGTCGAATACGTCTGCGCGGACGCCGAGCGATACGAGCCGCCGCGCGAACGCTTCGACGTGGCGATCAGCAGATTCGGCACGATGTTCTTCGCCGATCCGGTTGCGGCGTTTTCGAACCTGCGAAGCGCGCTGCGCGCGGACGGACGCCTGGTGATGATGGTGTGGCAGCAGCGCGATCGCAATGAGTGGGCGACGTCGATCGAACGCGCGCTCATGCCCGACGGCGCGGGCACCACCGGCTCCATCGCCGTTCCACCCGCGTTCTCTTTCGGCGATCCGGATGCCGCAAGGCGCATCCTCGATGCCACCGGCTTCGCGACGGCGACGTTCGACGAGGTGCATGCTCCCGTTTTCTACGGACGCGATGTCGAGGCCGCGTTCGACTTCGTCTCGGGCTTTTCCACCGTGAATGAAAAGCTCGCGCGTCTGGACGCGAACGAACGCGCGCGCGCGGTGGAACGTCTGCGCGATCTGTTGGCCGAGCATCGACGCGCCGATGGCGTGTGGTTCGATTCGCGCGCGTGGATCGTGAGTACGCGGCGGAAATAACCGGTCGCGCCCAAGACGCGCGACGGCGGCTTCGCTCGTTCAAGCCACGATGCAACGCTCTGTCCGGCCCCTCGCCGACGACCGATTCAACCGCGCCGCAGGCCGCAAACCCTCAAGCCGCGGCGTTCTGCGCGCCGCGCTCGCCACCGCTGCTGCGGCCATGCGACCACATCAAGATCGCCTCGAACACCGGCTTGAGCCGGCGTGCGTCCTCGGTGATCTGATACTCCACGCGCGGCGGGATTTCGGGATACACCGTTCTGCGCACCATGCCGTCGTTTTCCAGCTCACGCAGTTGCTGGGTGAGCATGTGCTGGGTCACCCCGGGAATCGCACGCCGCAGTTCGTTGAAGCGATGCATGCGCTGGATCAGCAGCCACAGGATTTCCAGCTTCCATTTTCCGGCGAACACGGCGCATGCCGCGCGGATTTCCGCGTGGGCTTCATCGATGCCTTCGGGGTTGGAGGCGCACGATTCGACGGTATGGTCGGGCATACTTAGTCCGGAAAATCATCCTTCTTGTGACGATCACTATACGCCAATAGATTGCAGGGCAAGCAAAAACGCCTGCGATTGCAGGGGTTTTCGCCTCCTTCCCTTGCATCCGGCGAACCGTCCATGAACATCCTGCATATCGATTCGAGCATCCTCGAAGACCAATCCGTCAGCCGCAAACTCTCGGCGGCGATCGTGGCCAAACTCACCGCGATGGAACCCGCCGCGCGCGTGGTGTATCGCGACCTCAACCGCTCTCCGCTGCCGCAACTGTCCACCGCCAACGCGATGGCGCGCAATCCGGCCGCGCCGGCCGAAACCGATGAAGTCCGCGCGCTCCACCTGGCGCTGGCGCAGGTGCTGGACGCCGACACCCTGGTGATCGGCGCGCCGATGTACAACTTCAGCGTACCGGCGCCGCTCAAATCCTGGCTGGACGCGCTGGCGATCCCGGGCAAGACCTTCAGTTACGAGACCGGCGTGCCGCAGGGCCTGCTTGGCGCCAAGCGGGTGATCGTCGCCTCCAGCCGCGGCGGCATCTATGCGCCGCAGTCGCCGATGGCGGCGCTGGAACACCACGAAAGCTACCTGCGCGCGTTCTTTGGTTTCCTCGGTGTGACCCGCCTGGAATTCGTCCGCGCCGAAGGCATGAACATGGGCGCCGAACATGCCCAGAACGCCGTGGCCGGCGCACTGGAGCAAGTCGCGCAGTTGCGCGCCGCGTAAGCACGACGCCGACGGCGGCCGGTTCCGGGTCGCAGCGGCCTGGAACCGCCGCTGCACCGCATTGGCATCGCCACGACGCGCTGAATGGCTGTTGCGCCGCGGTCGCGCGGGCGGCATCGTGACCGCTCATCGCCGCTGTCTTCGACGACGACTCCCTGTTCGTCGCGCGCCCGGCCCGCGTCATCGCGCGTCATGCGCTGGGTTGTACGGCAACGACGAACGCCGCGGCATTCCAGTTCGGACCCTCCATGGAGTCGGCCATGAAGCTCGCGCTTGTCCTTGCGTTGTTTACCGTGCCTGCATTCGCGACGGAGCTTCCGCCCGACCTCGCCAAAGCGGTCGCGGATTACGATCGGGCGCAGGTCGCCAACGATGTCGATACGTTGGCGCGGCTGGTCGATGACGACTACGTACTGGTGAACTCCAACGCCTCCGTCGAGAACAAGCAGCAGTTCCTCGCCGATTTCCATCTGCCCGGTTTCAAGATCGACCCGTACGTGCTGCGCGAGCGCATCCAGAAGGTCTGGGGCGACGGCGCCGTGATCGGCGGCCTGCTCGATCTGAGCTGGACCCAGGACGGCAGGCATCAGACCCGCAGGTTGCGGGTGTCGTATGTCTGGGCGAAACGCGACGGCCGCTGGATGGCGACGTACGCGCAGGTCACGCGCGTGCCTTGATGACCGCCGTAGCGAATCAGGCGGCGGACGGCCAACGCACTCGGCAGCCCGACCGCGTCCGCCGCTACACCCCCATCGCGATCTCCAGCAGCACGCGCCAGGCATTCATCGGCAGCCATTGCGCATACCCGTCCCAGGTCTGGTACTGCGGAAGTTTCACCGTGTTAGGAATCTGCATGAAGGGCGTGCCCTTCTTGAGTTCGGCGTCGATCGCGGCCCGCAGGTCGCGCAGATACTTCAACTGGTCGGCGACACTCGACCTCGGCCCGACCGGCGCGTTGTGGGCATACATCACCCGGTCGAAATCCAGCGCGTCCATTTCGGAAAGCGTTCTCTCCCACTCGCGCGGCGAGAAATCGGGCATGTAGGCGAAGCCCACCCGATGCGGCACGACGAGATCGACGGTGTAGATGACGCGCTCGTTCGGGAACTGGAAGACGGTCATGCCTTCGCCGTGGTTCGCGCCGAAGTAGACGAGATTGATCAGGCTGCGCCCGAGCCTGAGTTCCGATTTCGATCCCGACCAGCGCTGGTCGGGCATGACGACATCCGCGCTGGGGTGGCGCTCGAGCCAGGTGGCGGTCGCATCGTGGGCGAGAATCGTCGCGCCTTCGGCCTTGAACACCTCCCCGCCGCTGATGTGATCGTAGTGGTTGTGCGAATAGATCAGGTACCTGATCGGCTTGTCGGTCAATTTTCGTATGGCCGCCAGCGACGCCTTGGCGAAATCGCGATCGAAGCTGTCCATGACGATGACACCGTCGTCGGTAATCATGAAAGCATTGAAGGCGAGCCCGGCGCCGAAGCTGTAGAGCCCGGGGGCCACCTGGGTTGTCTTGTAGGCGGCGCGCGCGTCCGCGCCGGGACTGGATACGCCGAGCCCCAGCAGCAGCGCCACGGCTGCCAGCACCTTGCCGAACACAGGATTGCCAGACATCGTTCGCGACCTTCGATCATGGAATTCCGGTGGATTGCGGTGCGCGGCATGTTCACCGTTCCGAGCGACCGAGTGCGCTGGCAGTATGTGACGGCCATCGGCTCGCGCCAGGGCCATTAAGGCGAACCGTCGAGTGCCAACGGCACCGAGGCCTTGAGAAATCCCGACGTCCGATGCACATTCGAGTGCCGGCTCCGGGCTATCTCGGGCGAACGATCCGCGCGCACAGCGATCCACGGCCCGGCTCACTCACGCCTTGGCCCGCTGCGCAGCCACGAAGGACGAATCGATGCCTTTTCGAACCCGCCGAGTCATCCAGTTTGGCGACTGCGATCCGGGCGGAGTCGTGTATACGCCACGTATCGCGCACTTCGTCGTGGAAGCGAATCTGGAGTTCCTGTCGGATGCGCTCGGCGGCCCCGCGACGAGGCGACTGATCGCCCTGGGCGTTCTTCCGCCCGCGCGGGCGCTGTCGATCGAATTCCTGTATCCCATGACCTGGGATGAAGCGATCGACATGGAGGTGGTCGTCGATCGAATGGGCGAGCACTCGTTCACTCTCGCAGTCGGCGCTTTCAATGCCGAAGGCACCCGCACATTCCGGGCCACGATCACGCACGTCACGGTGTCGCCCGAGACGCGGCGACCGGTGGCGCTGCCGCTCGAACTGCGAACCGCGCTCGAACGAGCGGGCCGCGGCTGACACCGCGGCCGACCGGACGAACAATTCCGGGCTCGGCCGCCGCTGCAACGCGGCGAATGGGTAAGCAGTGTGCCTGCCACGACCCTATTCACCGAAATCCGATGACCGGAACGTCGAGCGAGTCGTCAACGCGCGC
It includes:
- a CDS encoding nuclear transport factor 2 family protein; this encodes MKLALVLALFTVPAFATELPPDLAKAVADYDRAQVANDVDTLARLVDDDYVLVNSNASVENKQQFLADFHLPGFKIDPYVLRERIQKVWGDGAVIGGLLDLSWTQDGRHQTRRLRVSYVWAKRDGRWMATYAQVTRVP
- a CDS encoding class I SAM-dependent methyltransferase, with the translated sequence MKARSLHEPPRPSGSRDPGPFRMLDYDLELQHHNLALRRACAIRASDQVLDIGCGTGQTTREAAQLATAGSVLGIDRSNEMIERAKQLSDEAGLHNVEYVCADAERYEPPRERFDVAISRFGTMFFADPVAAFSNLRSALRADGRLVMMVWQQRDRNEWATSIERALMPDGAGTTGSIAVPPAFSFGDPDAARRILDATGFATATFDEVHAPVFYGRDVEAAFDFVSGFSTVNEKLARLDANERARAVERLRDLLAEHRRADGVWFDSRAWIVSTRRK
- a CDS encoding FMN-dependent NADH-azoreductase, with protein sequence MNILHIDSSILEDQSVSRKLSAAIVAKLTAMEPAARVVYRDLNRSPLPQLSTANAMARNPAAPAETDEVRALHLALAQVLDADTLVIGAPMYNFSVPAPLKSWLDALAIPGKTFSYETGVPQGLLGAKRVIVASSRGGIYAPQSPMAALEHHESYLRAFFGFLGVTRLEFVRAEGMNMGAEHAQNAVAGALEQVAQLRAA
- a CDS encoding winged helix-turn-helix transcriptional regulator, which translates into the protein MPDHTVESCASNPEGIDEAHAEIRAACAVFAGKWKLEILWLLIQRMHRFNELRRAIPGVTQHMLTQQLRELENDGMVRRTVYPEIPPRVEYQITEDARRLKPVFEAILMWSHGRSSGGERGAQNAAA
- a CDS encoding MBL fold metallo-hydrolase codes for the protein MSGNPVFGKVLAAVALLLGLGVSSPGADARAAYKTTQVAPGLYSFGAGLAFNAFMITDDGVIVMDSFDRDFAKASLAAIRKLTDKPIRYLIYSHNHYDHISGGEVFKAEGATILAHDATATWLERHPSADVVMPDQRWSGSKSELRLGRSLINLVYFGANHGEGMTVFQFPNERVIYTVDLVVPHRVGFAYMPDFSPREWERTLSEMDALDFDRVMYAHNAPVGPRSSVADQLKYLRDLRAAIDAELKKGTPFMQIPNTVKLPQYQTWDGYAQWLPMNAWRVLLEIAMGV
- a CDS encoding glycoside hydrolase family 16 protein, with product MRHRVLLASILAVSVVCAGCDPKTGSTPEQAAKPAETKAAQPAAAAVTAPVFFDDFNYRDFAAFQGNGWKARTQTGHPGIKGATWSAEGLSFHSDIPDTQAGAIRMTSVTNGSGEKTRQTQFCHARKYREGTYAARIFFRNEPNSGPDGDEVIQTFYAISPLKAPMDKNYSETDFEYLPNGGWGENDQPAMWTTTWDTFQLEPWTKVNEFSRKQGSYAGWHTLVLTVADKKVTYYVDGQLFSEHSSAVYPEDFMSINFNLWFMPKGADGSKGPVDSPEMREYQEDIDWVFFQEGVALATADVEAKVADMRGKKVAHIDNVKEQSPALASPCGL
- a CDS encoding M23 family metallopeptidase, with product MSRSVLALALASSAMLLPLAADAGQDAAQYSNLQGAAPDASGGGEYATAENATANAADHLSPALRQQAWKEIRSNARKLRLPTASQGSAKLIGVTFAWPLAGNGLSDPGYHAISNFVDQASNSQVLDYNCGARSYDGHRGTDYYLWPFSWYKMDNNQVKIIAAAAGTIVARSDGNFDRSCSMNNNNWNAIYVQHSDGSVAWYGHMKNGSLTAKGIGASVVQGEYLGIVGSSGSSTEPHLHFEVYDANSNLIDPYAGSCNALNLQTAWASQRAYYDSAINKLIVGTTPPAFSTCPNAESPNENTAIRYGQPANFSTFYRDQLNSQQSQYRILRPNGTVFASWTHNGPAAHYSSSWWYWNWSSFAPTGPSGTWRFEVAYNGQTYSKNFTVSP
- a CDS encoding acyl-CoA thioesterase — its product is MPFRTRRVIQFGDCDPGGVVYTPRIAHFVVEANLEFLSDALGGPATRRLIALGVLPPARALSIEFLYPMTWDEAIDMEVVVDRMGEHSFTLAVGAFNAEGTRTFRATITHVTVSPETRRPVALPLELRTALERAGRG